Proteins encoded in a region of the Methylosinus trichosporium OB3b genome:
- a CDS encoding helicase HerA-like domain-containing protein: MCEDANAVPGKILVGANADGVYSYLTLAVGNRHGLVAGATGGGKTVTLQRLAEGFSNAGTAVFMADVKGDLAGLSQPGEPRQAFVDRCLEIGLAYEPDRFPVVFWDIFGEQGHPVRATIAEMGPLLLARLLELNEIQEGVLNVVFRVADEQGLLLLDLKDLRAALKFVADHASELQTKYGNVAPASIGAIQRQLLTLEAQGGEKFFGEPALDIADFLRADRDGRGVINILAADRLMRSPRLYATFLLWLLSELFEQLPEVGDLAQPKLVFFFDEAHLLFDDAPKPLLTAIEQVVRLIRSKGVGVYFVTQNPLDVPDTVLGQLGNRVQHALRAFTPRDQRAVRAAAETFRRNPAFDTSEAIMQLGVGEGLVSMLDAKGKPEVVDRVLIAPPAARVGPVTPQERAQTLATSALRGKYDTAVDRESAYEVLQKRAEGHLRSAGAGPAGGAPVEAGASSGGGLTGMLGGLVGGLFKRENPKRLSAGELALRSAVQSAARSIGTQVAKEVLRGVLGGISR, translated from the coding sequence ATGTGCGAAGATGCGAACGCCGTTCCCGGCAAGATCCTGGTCGGCGCGAACGCCGACGGCGTCTATTCTTACCTGACGCTCGCGGTCGGCAATCGCCACGGCCTCGTCGCCGGCGCGACCGGCGGCGGCAAGACCGTGACGTTGCAGCGTCTCGCCGAAGGTTTCTCCAACGCCGGGACGGCCGTGTTCATGGCCGATGTCAAAGGCGATCTCGCCGGCCTGTCGCAGCCGGGCGAGCCGCGCCAGGCGTTCGTCGACCGCTGTCTCGAAATCGGCCTCGCTTACGAGCCGGATCGCTTTCCCGTCGTGTTCTGGGACATTTTCGGCGAGCAGGGACATCCGGTGCGCGCCACCATCGCCGAGATGGGGCCGCTGCTGCTCGCGCGGCTGCTCGAGCTCAACGAGATTCAAGAGGGCGTGCTCAATGTGGTGTTTCGCGTCGCCGACGAGCAGGGCCTGCTGCTGCTGGACCTCAAGGATCTGCGCGCGGCGCTGAAGTTCGTCGCCGATCATGCGAGCGAATTGCAGACCAAATATGGCAATGTCGCGCCGGCCTCGATCGGCGCGATCCAGCGCCAATTGCTGACGCTCGAGGCGCAGGGCGGCGAGAAATTCTTCGGCGAGCCGGCGCTCGACATCGCCGACTTCCTGCGCGCCGACCGCGACGGGCGCGGCGTCATCAATATTCTCGCGGCCGACCGGCTGATGCGCTCGCCGCGTCTCTACGCTACTTTTCTCCTGTGGCTCTTGTCCGAGCTGTTCGAGCAATTGCCCGAGGTCGGCGATCTCGCGCAGCCCAAGCTCGTGTTCTTCTTCGACGAGGCGCATCTTCTGTTCGACGATGCGCCCAAGCCGCTGCTCACCGCGATCGAGCAGGTGGTGCGGCTCATTCGCTCCAAGGGCGTCGGCGTCTATTTCGTCACGCAGAACCCGCTCGACGTGCCCGATACGGTGCTGGGCCAGCTCGGCAATCGCGTGCAGCATGCGCTGCGCGCCTTCACGCCGCGCGACCAGCGCGCCGTGCGCGCCGCGGCCGAGACGTTTCGGCGCAACCCCGCCTTCGACACGTCGGAGGCGATCATGCAGCTCGGCGTCGGCGAAGGTCTCGTCTCCATGCTCGACGCCAAGGGCAAGCCCGAGGTCGTGGACCGCGTGCTGATCGCCCCGCCCGCCGCCCGCGTCGGGCCCGTCACGCCGCAGGAGCGCGCGCAGACGCTGGCGACGAGCGCCTTGCGCGGCAAATATGATACGGCCGTCGATCGCGAATCGGCCTATGAGGTGCTGCAGAAGCGGGCCGAAGGCCATTTGCGCTCGGCGGGCGCGGGGCCGGCCGGCGGCGCCCCGGTCGAGGCCGGCGCCTCCTCCGGCGGCGGGCTGACGGGCATGCTCGGCGGCCTCGTCGGCGGCCTGTTCAAGCGCGAGAACCCGAAGCGCCTCTCGGCCGGCGAGCTGGCGCTGCGCTCGGCCGTGCAATCGGCGGCGCGCTCGATCGGCACGCAGGTGGCGAAGGAAGTGCTGCGCGGCGTGCTCGGCGGCATCTCGCGCTGA
- a CDS encoding HNH endonuclease → MLNADYRPLSYYPLSLWGWQDAIKAVFLDRVNIVSEYDKTVKSPTYEMRLPSVVSLKSYVRPARHPAFTRFNVFLRDRFTCQYCGAQHDLTFDHVIPRSKGGATTWENVVAACSPCNLRKGDRLPFEAHMIPAQPPFQPSVADLHRNGRLFPPNYLHDSWLDYLYWDSVLEP, encoded by the coding sequence GTGCTCAACGCCGATTACCGGCCGCTGAGCTACTACCCTCTTTCGCTCTGGGGCTGGCAGGACGCGATCAAGGCCGTGTTCCTCGACCGGGTCAATATCGTCTCGGAATATGACAAGACGGTCAAAAGCCCGACCTATGAGATGCGCCTGCCCTCTGTGGTCTCGCTCAAGTCCTATGTGCGGCCGGCGCGCCATCCGGCGTTCACGCGCTTCAACGTGTTTCTGCGCGACCGCTTCACCTGCCAATACTGCGGCGCGCAGCATGACCTCACCTTCGATCACGTGATCCCGCGCTCCAAGGGCGGGGCGACCACATGGGAGAACGTCGTCGCGGCCTGCTCGCCCTGCAATCTGCGCAAGGGCGACCGGCTGCCGTTCGAGGCGCATATGATTCCGGCCCAGCCTCCGTTCCAGCCGAGCGTCGCCGATCTGCATCGCAACGGCCGGCTGTTCCCGCCCAATTATCTGCACGACAGCTGGCTCGATTATCTCTATTGGGACTCGGTCCTCGAGCCCTGA
- a CDS encoding exopolysaccharide biosynthesis polyprenyl glycosylphosphotransferase: MSRFADLSIPSPPQGAARARGEQRVPARRGWSQAMPGQNTALVRASFSVMAALLDFAIVLWSAIGCETLYYSLAYNVSGLTLPNLRLCLFAAILFVLSNVMRHEYSIKNYLDFSGHGWRCFLLWSVAVLCTLAFGFLAKATEESSRAAFVLFYAVGMLAIYAERASLVLLVKRSAERGGVSARRVFLVGFEREIEAFTRRYHPWKSGMNVVAAVALRDEPEALRDDLALAQASARMLRPDDVFILAPWSRTDVIDHCVTAFLRVPASVHLGPERVLDRFVDAHVNKIGAITSLNLNGRPHDALEILGKRAMDIALSALGLVVLSPLLLLTAVAIKLDSKGPALFFQRRYGFNREPFRIAKFRSMTTMEDGAKVTQATAGDARITRVGRFIRRYNIDELPQFLNVLRGDMSLVGPRPHALVHDQLYETEIALYARRHNVKPGITGWAQVNGLRGEIDSPEKIRARVEHDLYYIDHWSLPMDAWIIFMIVFSKKAYRNAL, translated from the coding sequence GTGTCGCGTTTCGCCGATCTTTCCATTCCGTCCCCGCCACAGGGCGCGGCGCGCGCTCGCGGCGAGCAGAGAGTCCCCGCGCGTCGCGGCTGGTCGCAGGCCATGCCGGGACAGAACACCGCCCTCGTGCGGGCGTCCTTTTCCGTCATGGCGGCGCTGCTCGATTTCGCCATCGTGCTGTGGAGCGCGATCGGCTGCGAGACTTTGTATTATTCGCTCGCTTATAATGTGAGCGGGCTGACGCTGCCCAATCTGCGCCTGTGCCTCTTCGCCGCGATCCTGTTCGTGCTGTCGAATGTGATGCGGCACGAATATTCGATCAAGAATTACCTCGATTTTTCCGGACACGGCTGGCGCTGCTTCCTGCTGTGGAGCGTCGCGGTTCTGTGCACGCTGGCCTTCGGATTTCTCGCCAAGGCGACGGAGGAGTCCTCGCGCGCCGCCTTCGTGCTGTTCTACGCCGTCGGCATGCTCGCGATCTACGCCGAGCGCGCCAGCCTCGTGCTGCTCGTCAAGCGCAGCGCCGAGCGCGGCGGCGTGTCGGCGCGGCGCGTCTTTCTCGTCGGCTTCGAACGCGAGATCGAGGCGTTCACGCGGCGCTATCATCCCTGGAAGAGCGGCATGAATGTCGTCGCCGCCGTCGCTCTGCGCGACGAGCCCGAGGCGCTCCGCGACGATCTGGCGCTGGCCCAGGCCTCCGCGCGCATGCTGCGGCCGGACGATGTGTTCATCCTCGCGCCCTGGTCGCGCACCGATGTGATCGACCATTGCGTCACCGCTTTTCTGCGCGTGCCCGCGTCGGTCCATCTCGGCCCCGAGCGCGTGCTCGACCGTTTCGTCGACGCGCATGTCAACAAGATCGGCGCGATCACCAGCCTCAACCTCAACGGTCGCCCGCATGACGCGCTGGAGATCCTCGGCAAGCGCGCCATGGACATCGCGCTCTCGGCGCTCGGACTCGTCGTGCTGTCGCCGCTGCTGCTCCTCACCGCTGTCGCGATCAAGCTCGACAGCAAAGGCCCGGCGCTGTTCTTCCAGCGCCGCTACGGCTTCAATCGCGAGCCCTTCCGCATCGCCAAATTCCGCTCCATGACGACGATGGAGGACGGCGCGAAAGTCACGCAGGCGACGGCGGGCGACGCGCGCATCACCCGCGTCGGGCGCTTCATCCGCCGCTACAATATCGACGAGCTGCCGCAGTTCCTCAATGTGCTGCGCGGCGACATGTCGCTGGTCGGACCGCGCCCGCATGCGCTCGTGCACGACCAGCTCTATGAGACCGAGATCGCGCTCTACGCCCGCCGCCACAATGTGAAGCCCGGCATCACCGGCTGGGCGCAGGTCAACGGCCTGCGCGGCGAGATCGACTCGCCCGAGAAGATCCGCGCGCGCGTCGAGCACGACCTCTATTACATCGACCATTGGTCCTTGCCGATGGACGCATGGATCATCTTCATGATCGTCTTCTCGAAGAAAGCCTATCGCAACGCGCTGTGA
- a CDS encoding glycosyltransferase has product MSAVDMVLHTSIAPEPFGRVIVEGMMAQKPVIATAAGEALEIIENGVTGMLVECEIISSSREVTGHGNRGGASPRDRVPAE; this is encoded by the coding sequence ATGAGCGCGGTGGACATGGTTCTGCACACATCGATCGCTCCGGAGCCGTTCGGCAGGGTGATCGTCGAGGGCATGATGGCTCAAAAGCCGGTGATAGCGACGGCGGCTGGAGAGGCTCTGGAGATCATCGAGAATGGCGTGACCGGCATGCTGGTCGAGTGCGAAATCATTTCGTCGTCTCGTGAGGTTACCGGGCATGGTAACCGAGGCGGGGCTTCGCCGCGTGACCGCGTTCCGGCAGAATGA
- a CDS encoding sugar transferase → MDAAATTLAIKLDSPGPILFRQPRVGFNGRTFELWKFRSMFSEKTDLHASVQTRRNDPRVTRVGRFIRGTSIDELPQLFNVLRGDMSIVGPRPHALSTRTEGHNLEELVDYYAVRHRVKPGMTGWAQVQGFRGELDTLDKLQNRVDCDLYYIDNWTFWLDIDIVVRTLMMIFRDKRAY, encoded by the coding sequence ATGGATGCGGCCGCGACCACCCTTGCGATCAAGCTCGATTCTCCCGGGCCGATCCTGTTTCGCCAGCCCCGAGTCGGTTTCAACGGCCGGACCTTCGAACTGTGGAAGTTTCGTTCGATGTTCTCCGAAAAGACCGATCTTCACGCCTCGGTTCAGACGCGCCGGAACGATCCGAGGGTGACGCGGGTCGGACGCTTCATCCGCGGCACGAGCATCGACGAGCTCCCACAGCTTTTCAACGTTCTTCGCGGCGACATGTCGATCGTCGGTCCTCGGCCGCATGCGCTGTCCACGCGAACCGAGGGCCACAATCTCGAGGAACTCGTCGACTATTACGCGGTTCGCCATCGCGTGAAGCCCGGCATGACAGGATGGGCGCAGGTTCAAGGTTTTCGTGGCGAACTCGACACATTAGACAAGCTCCAGAACCGCGTCGATTGCGATCTCTATTACATAGACAATTGGACATTCTGGCTCGATATCGATATCGTCGTCAGGACATTGATGATGATCTTTCGCGACAAGCGGGCCTATTGA
- a CDS encoding DEAD/DEAH box helicase: protein MSLSLIPVLTPHGALRLEAREDEAPLDDAIAARLAAYFSRGDGHGLLHLGLAEAGADLPPGLAFWRGFAMRFVRLLCLSLEAASEPPSAGVLSELVDAAPPMAGGEYLTAHILVAAWGRMAEALRLELAESRNSLRDFMAGADRRWRLVGRVHLNLAENRRDPDFPFAFMATYAASLGEQGGLRHAPLAQALRDHADDKRKLLELLEPVSHAAERLDWLKEIVDAGEIFHPLRWTPKDAMRFLESVETMEASGLIVRMPASWRMNRPSRPEVEATIGSNEPSRVGVEQMLDFDMRVTLDGEPLTQEEIESLLESTAGLALLRGKWVEIDRERLKATLERFEAVERLADKEGLNFAQAMRLVAGADIGAKAAPADAKWGHIDAGPWLAETLRACRDPQAAGEADLGAALKADLRPYQKAGVQWLALLTRLELGACLADDMGLGKTIQLLALLLTAKSRAPEGGASLLVAPASLLANWASEAERFAPSLRVVVCHPAFMAGAELKAVTPDSFSAADLVVTSYATLLRLSAFAETRWRFVVLDEAQAIKNPNAKQTRAVKSLRGQARIALTGTPIENNLRDLWSIFDFINPGLLGTSKAFADFVKRLAAAEPPSYAPLKRLAAPYILRRLKTDKSVIADLPDKTEVPAFCALSKKQAALYEVAVDELEQRLKQADDDIARRGLVLAMLMRLKQICNHPSQWLSDGAYEPAQSGKFARLAEIAETVASRQEKLLVFTQFKEIIAPLERLLASVFGRSGLVLHGDTPVAKRKDLVKKFQEDETIPFFVLSLKAGGSGLTLTAASHVAHFDRWWNPSVENQATDRAFRIGQKRNVLVHKFVCRGTIEERIDQLIESKRQLAQDVLGGGQEIDLAGMNDRDLMALVRLDLDAAMKEA from the coding sequence ATGTCCCTCTCGCTCATTCCCGTTCTGACGCCGCATGGCGCTCTGCGCCTCGAGGCGCGGGAGGACGAGGCGCCGCTCGACGATGCGATCGCGGCGCGGCTCGCGGCGTATTTTTCGCGCGGCGACGGTCATGGTCTGCTGCATCTCGGTCTCGCCGAGGCGGGAGCCGATCTGCCGCCCGGTCTCGCTTTTTGGCGCGGTTTTGCGATGCGCTTCGTGCGCTTGCTCTGCCTGTCGCTCGAGGCGGCGAGCGAGCCGCCGTCTGCGGGCGTGCTGTCGGAGCTGGTCGACGCCGCCCCGCCGATGGCGGGGGGCGAATATCTGACCGCGCACATCCTCGTGGCGGCATGGGGGCGGATGGCGGAAGCGCTTCGCCTCGAGCTCGCCGAGAGCCGCAACTCGCTCCGGGATTTCATGGCCGGCGCGGATCGCCGCTGGCGGCTGGTCGGGCGCGTGCATCTCAATCTCGCCGAGAACCGGCGCGATCCCGATTTTCCCTTCGCCTTCATGGCGACCTATGCGGCCTCGCTCGGCGAGCAGGGCGGCTTGCGTCATGCGCCGCTCGCGCAGGCGCTGCGCGACCATGCCGACGACAAGCGCAAGCTGCTCGAGCTGCTGGAGCCGGTCAGTCACGCCGCCGAGCGGCTGGATTGGCTGAAGGAGATCGTCGACGCCGGCGAGATTTTTCATCCGTTACGCTGGACGCCGAAGGACGCCATGCGCTTCCTCGAGAGCGTCGAGACGATGGAGGCCTCGGGGCTGATCGTGCGCATGCCGGCGAGCTGGCGCATGAATCGCCCGAGTCGTCCCGAGGTCGAAGCGACGATCGGCTCCAATGAGCCGTCGCGCGTCGGCGTCGAGCAGATGCTCGACTTCGACATGCGCGTCACGCTCGACGGCGAGCCGCTCACGCAGGAGGAAATCGAGAGCCTCCTCGAATCGACCGCCGGCCTCGCTCTGCTGCGCGGAAAATGGGTCGAGATCGACCGCGAGCGGCTGAAGGCGACGCTCGAGCGCTTCGAAGCGGTGGAGCGGCTCGCCGATAAAGAGGGGCTGAATTTCGCGCAGGCGATGCGGCTCGTCGCTGGCGCCGACATCGGCGCCAAAGCCGCGCCGGCCGATGCGAAATGGGGCCATATCGACGCCGGCCCCTGGCTCGCCGAAACCTTGCGCGCCTGTCGCGATCCGCAGGCCGCCGGCGAGGCCGATTTGGGCGCCGCGTTGAAGGCGGATCTGCGGCCCTATCAGAAGGCCGGCGTGCAATGGCTGGCGCTGCTCACGCGCCTCGAGCTCGGCGCCTGTCTCGCCGACGACATGGGCCTCGGCAAAACCATTCAGCTGCTCGCGCTGCTGCTCACAGCAAAGAGCCGCGCGCCGGAGGGGGGCGCGAGCCTTCTCGTCGCGCCGGCCTCGCTGCTGGCCAATTGGGCCTCCGAGGCGGAGCGCTTCGCGCCGAGCCTGCGCGTCGTCGTCTGTCATCCAGCCTTCATGGCGGGCGCGGAACTGAAAGCGGTCACGCCGGACAGTTTTTCGGCCGCCGATCTCGTCGTGACCAGCTACGCCACGCTCTTGCGTCTAAGCGCTTTCGCCGAAACCAGATGGCGCTTCGTCGTGCTCGACGAGGCGCAGGCGATCAAGAACCCCAACGCCAAGCAGACGCGCGCGGTCAAATCCTTGCGCGGGCAGGCGCGCATCGCGCTCACCGGCACGCCGATCGAGAACAATCTTCGCGATCTGTGGTCGATCTTCGATTTCATCAATCCCGGCCTGCTCGGAACCTCCAAGGCCTTCGCCGATTTCGTGAAGCGCCTCGCGGCCGCCGAGCCGCCCTCCTATGCGCCGCTGAAGCGGCTGGCGGCGCCCTATATCCTGCGCCGCCTCAAGACCGATAAAAGCGTCATCGCCGATCTCCCGGACAAGACGGAAGTTCCGGCCTTTTGCGCACTCTCCAAGAAGCAGGCGGCGCTCTATGAGGTCGCGGTCGACGAGCTGGAGCAGCGTCTGAAGCAGGCGGACGACGACATCGCCCGGCGCGGGCTGGTTCTGGCGATGCTGATGCGCTTGAAGCAGATCTGCAATCATCCCTCGCAATGGCTGTCGGACGGCGCCTATGAGCCGGCGCAGAGCGGCAAATTCGCGCGGCTCGCCGAGATCGCCGAGACGGTCGCGAGCCGTCAGGAGAAGCTGCTGGTCTTCACCCAGTTCAAAGAGATCATCGCGCCGCTCGAGCGTCTGCTCGCCTCGGTGTTCGGCCGCTCCGGCCTCGTGCTGCATGGCGATACGCCGGTGGCCAAGCGCAAGGACCTCGTGAAGAAATTCCAGGAGGACGAGACCATCCCCTTCTTCGTCCTGTCGCTGAAAGCCGGCGGCTCGGGCCTCACCCTCACCGCCGCCTCGCATGTCGCCCATTTCGACCGCTGGTGGAATCCCTCTGTGGAAAACCAGGCGACCGACCGCGCCTTTCGTATCGGCCAGAAGCGCAATGTGCTGGTGCATAAATTCGTCTGCCGTGGCACGATCGAGGAGCGAATCGATCAGCTAATCGAGTCGAAGCGGCAATTGGCGCAGGATGTCCTCGGCGGCGGCCAGGAGATCGACCTCGCGGGGATGAATGATCGGGACCTCATGGCGCTGGTGCGGCTCGATCTCGACGCGGCGATGAAGGAAGCGTGA